TTAAATATACGGGCATTTACGACAGAAGATTTATTTGAGCTGAACAGGAAATATATCAGTGATATGGTATCTGAAAATAAACACTCAAATATTATGTTAGGCCTCATACTAATGATTTTCCTTATCTTATGCGGAGGAGGGCTGGCCTGGTTTATCCTGATGCCTTAAAAAATATGAAAGAAAACCTGATATTCTGGAAAAAAAAACTGAAGAAGAGCGGCTCAAGAAAAAACGGAGTTGTTATTCTGGCTGGTTTTCTCGTCACTGCTATCTGCATAGCGGGGGGCGGGCTTTATATAAAGAAAGTTAATGATAAGAAAGCAGCTGCTGAAGTAGAACGGCAGAAGATCAAAAGAACTCAGGAGAGTATAACAACTTTTTATCGTAACGCCTTTACCGGTGTTGACCTTAATCAGTTGCCTGGCGTGATAAGAGAGATTGAGCGTAGTCGTCTCCCTTTTAGTTTGATTGGATTTACAGAAACTGACTACTCCTGTTCAAATTATTCATGCCGTTTTATTTATGAACTGAATGATACGTTCGTTTTTTCCGTAACTGACAAAAATTTTTTTAACACCAGTTATGAGGGCAGCTTCACTGAAAATACGCTTAACTTTGAGAATGTCATGATTAAATCAGGTGACCCGAGACTTCTAAAGAATATGAACAAAGGAGTCCAGTTAGACGTAGTGAAATGTAGCAACCTATTGAATTATCTCTACGGATATAATTCAGTTATGGAGCAGTCTGACAGGGTAAAGGTATCAAAACTTCCTTATTCTTCAGTCGCGAATGCTGAGCAGCAATTTCCTGCATACAGGGACAGTTATGGCCTGTTGACCGGAGAATTTGAGGTACATGTACCGGATGGATTTTCTGATGTGCATCTCTTTTCTGAAAGAAATCCTTACAAGGATTTATTTATTGTCCAGCACATAGAAAAATCGGTAAAAACCGGTGCCGATATTATTTTGAAAGGAGTCTTTGTATGCAAAAAATAATTCTGACCTCTTTGTTGGTATTCTTTATTGGGGGACAGATTGCGTCTGCAGAAGTGTCTCCGGCAACACCGGAAATAAAAGATGCTTCTGTCGATGGAGATAACTCTAATGTGCAACAGGATGAATTTATCAAAATTATGGAGGATAATCTTTACTTTGAAAAACAGAAACGTCAACTGGTAAATGAAGTTGCTCTGGAAAAGCTGAGAAGTGAACTCAAAAAATTGAGGGGAACTGCAACTTCTCCTGTTATGCCAGCAATGACGGAGACCAGCGCTCCCCGTGAGGTAGTCAGCAAACCTAATGTTATTCTCGTGTCAAAAATAGGAGGATTAACGAAGGTGCTGGTATCAGCGGGTGGCAATAAACATTATCTTTCAAGGGGAGAGCATTTTTCATCCGGTGGTAAAAACTATATCCTGATAATGGACAGTGCAGGTAGATATCAGGTTAAAGAGCATCAGCAATGATTTATTATGACTTTCTTCACCTTGATAATGGAGACTTATTATCAGACTGGCAATTCAGCCTTAAAGAGGAGGAACTGCTGGTCGGTGAGCATAATGGCATATTCAGTCTGATGGTTCACCAGTTGAATATGAACGATCTCGCTGAAATTCAGCAAAGTATCCTATATCTGAATCTCTGCTGTGATATTGATATTAGTCGCATAGTATTAATAAAGGACAACCTTTATTATAGTATCTTTGAAAGACTCGTTAAAAAGAATCTTTCTGTCAGAGAAGGTGTCGTCAGTACGGTACAAGCAGATCTCGAGAGATTGTTACAGATGGCTGTGGATGCCGGGGCCAGTGATCTTCATATTACCCGAAACGATCAGCTTGCCAGTGTAGAGTTCAGGGTAAATGGCGTCCTGGTCCCGCATTCAAAGATTCTGTCTTCAAAATGTGATGAACTTTGTTTTGTGCTTTACAACGTACAGGCTTCGACAAAAGAGACAACCTGGAACCGTTCTGTTCCCCAGAGTGCCAATATTTTATATTCTCTGGGAGGAAAAAGCTTTCGTTTCCGGTATGCACATTTTCCGATCTTTGGTGAGACGACATCATGTTATCACTGTGTACTTCGTATTATTCCCGCTGGCGTCAGTAACTCGACGATCCCTTCTCTGGAAAAGTTGGGGGTTTCTGGTGACGAGGTTGAAGATATTAAGAGAGTTCTGAGTAACCCGTATGGTGTTTACGTGGTTGCAGGTACGACAGGATCAGGGAAATCAACTACGCTGAAAAACCTGATGGAGTGGCTACAGAAAAACCGTTATTCAGGTAAAGGTTGCTTTCTGACAATTGAAGATCCGGTGGAATATCAGATTTGGGGGGCTAAACAAAGTTCTGTACTGGATGTGGATGGTGGGGGATTCCATTCAGCAATTAAGTCTGCGCTCCGTCGCGATCCTGATGTATTGATGGTTGGGGAGATTAGGGATAATATTTCTGCTAATGCCCTGGCGGGGGCTGTGGAAAGCGGTCATTACTGTTTTACTACTGTTCATGCCGGGAATATTGTTACGCTATTACAGCGTCTCGTTGCGCTGGGTGTTTCATCAGATAAGTTATCCACCCCTGGATTTATTGCCGGATTGCAATGCCAAAAATTGTTACCGGTACTCTGCCATCATTGTAAAAAAGAAAATAATCATACTGTGCTGGGAAGACATTTTCCTGTCTTTATACTGAATGAAGAAGGATGCGAACATTGTTTTTATACCGGTCTGAAGAGCAGGCAACTGGTAATCGAATATATGCGCCCCACGTACGATGAGCTGAAAGCAATTGCTGAAAGTCACTGGCTGGAAGCATATACGATCTGGAGGAAAAAACGTTTTACAACCAGCGGAATTGCTGAAGGGTTTGATCTGAAAGAAAAGGCTTTTCATCATGTTCTCAAGGGAAATGTCTGTGCTTCCTGGTTCAGTATGGAGTTTGGTAAAGTTGAGGAAAAAGATCTGGAGGTACTAATTGAGAAAGCTTACTAAAAAGCAGAGATTATACCTGTATCAGTTCTGTGCGGATATGATCGACTCGGGTATTCCATTATATGATTCTATTCAGAAATTACGTGATGAAGGAAAAGGACTTCTTGGAAAAGGGTTTATTGGAAAGTTAGATCTTATCAGTAACCGGATGGCTGAAAGCGAATCAGTCAATGCTGTGTTTGCTGGTCTTGTACCTAAAGACGAACTCAGCGTAATCTTTTCTTCTGAGAAAAGTGGTTCGTTGTCAAGCGGATTTCGGGGCATTGCGGAAATGATTAATTATCGCAAAGAGCTGACCTCCAGTATAGCTAAAGCAGTATCTTTCCCATTGATTATGCTGGTTCTCGCGCTGGTTGTGATTTCAGGCTATGCAGTTAAAGTATTTCCTGCATTTGAACGGGTGGTACCTACGCAGCGATGGCCGACTGTTACGCAAGTATTATATAGTTTTGGTTCATCGCTATATAACGGGTTATGGATTTATTTTCTGATATTTTTTATAGCTGCGTATATAATAATCGTTTTACTCTTAAATAACCTTACAGGTAATTTACGCAATAATGTTCTGGATCGTATCATACCTTTCTCAATTTATAAAAAAATGGTCTGCTCTGTGTTTATTAGTAATCTTTCATCAATGCTCAAAAACAAAGTGCCGATTAACGATAGTTTAACTGTACTGAGTCAGAATGCTAACCGATGGCTTTATGCGCATATCAACACAATGTTAGATAATATGGCTCGTGGGGATACCTATAAAGATGCGCTTAATACAGGATTACTCGGAAAAGAAGAAATTCTGAATGTCAGTATTTATTCTGGTCTACCATCATTTTCAGATGTTCTGGCTGCAGTGGCTCTCAAGGCTCGAAAAGATTTGGCTCAGGCAATATCGCGGTTATCAGGGCTACTGAAATCATTGTCAACACTGGTTCTGGGCGGATGTGTAGTATGGGTGTTCGTCGCATTATTTGCGTTGTCTGATACATTATCAAAAA
The Salmonella bongori NCTC 12419 DNA segment above includes these coding regions:
- a CDS encoding ATPase, T2SS/T4P/T4SS family translates to MIYYDFLHLDNGDLLSDWQFSLKEEELLVGEHNGIFSLMVHQLNMNDLAEIQQSILYLNLCCDIDISRIVLIKDNLYYSIFERLVKKNLSVREGVVSTVQADLERLLQMAVDAGASDLHITRNDQLASVEFRVNGVLVPHSKILSSKCDELCFVLYNVQASTKETTWNRSVPQSANILYSLGGKSFRFRYAHFPIFGETTSCYHCVLRIIPAGVSNSTIPSLEKLGVSGDEVEDIKRVLSNPYGVYVVAGTTGSGKSTTLKNLMEWLQKNRYSGKGCFLTIEDPVEYQIWGAKQSSVLDVDGGGFHSAIKSALRRDPDVLMVGEIRDNISANALAGAVESGHYCFTTVHAGNIVTLLQRLVALGVSSDKLSTPGFIAGLQCQKLLPVLCHHCKKENNHTVLGRHFPVFILNEEGCEHCFYTGLKSRQLVIEYMRPTYDELKAIAESHWLEAYTIWRKKRFTTSGIAEGFDLKEKAFHHVLKGNVCASWFSMEFGKVEEKDLEVLIEKAY
- a CDS encoding type II secretion system F family protein; translated protein: MRKLTKKQRLYLYQFCADMIDSGIPLYDSIQKLRDEGKGLLGKGFIGKLDLISNRMAESESVNAVFAGLVPKDELSVIFSSEKSGSLSSGFRGIAEMINYRKELTSSIAKAVSFPLIMLVLALVVISGYAVKVFPAFERVVPTQRWPTVTQVLYSFGSSLYNGLWIYFLIFFIAAYIIIVLLLNNLTGNLRNNVLDRIIPFSIYKKMVCSVFISNLSSMLKNKVPINDSLTVLSQNANRWLYAHINTMLDNMARGDTYKDALNTGLLGKEEILNVSIYSGLPSFSDVLAAVALKARKDLAQAISRLSGLLKSLSTLVLGGCVVWVFVALFALSDTLSKMTSF